A genomic window from Triticum urartu cultivar G1812 chromosome 7, Tu2.1, whole genome shotgun sequence includes:
- the LOC125521566 gene encoding NAC domain-containing protein 21/22-like, which produces MSSIGMMEARMPPGFRFHPRDEELVLDYLLHKLTGRRAYGGVDIVDVDLNKCEPWDLPEAACVGGREWYFFSLRDRKYATGQRTNRATRSGYWKATGKDRAILAHGEALVGMRKTLVFYQGRAPKGTRTEWVMHEFRLEEERHRHHQQQKGGAAAAEARCQLKEDWVLCRVFYKSRTSSPRPPSEEACTFFSELDLPTMPPLAPLIDAYIAFDSGTAMNTIEQVSCFSGLPALPLRGSMSFGDLLGWDNPEKKAIRTSLSNMSSNSNSKLELTPNWNQENGLSQMWTPL; this is translated from the exons ATGAGCTCTATTGGCATGATGGAGGCGAGGATGCCGCCGGGGTTCCGGTTCCACCCACGGGACGAGGAGCTGGTCCTCGACTACCTCCTCCACAAGCTCACCGGCCGGCGCGCATACGGTGGCGTCGACATCGTGGACGTCGACCTCAACAAGTGCGAGCCATGGGACCTTCCAG AGGCGGCGTGCGTGGGCGGCAGGGAGTGGTACTTCTTCAGCCTGCGCGACCGCAAGTACGCCACCGGCCAGCGCACCAACCGCGCCACGCGCTCCGGCTACTGGAAGGCCACCGGCAAGGACCGCGCCATCCTCGCGCACGGCGAGGCGTTGGTGGGGATGCGCAAGACGCTCGTCTTCTACCAGGGGAGGGCCCCCAAGGGGACGAGAACGGAGTGGGTCATGCACGAGTTCCGCCTCGAGGAGGAGCGACACCGCCACCACCAGCAGCAGAAgggcggcgccgccgccgccgaggcgaGGTGCCAGCTCAAG GAAGACTGGGTGCTATGCAGGGTGTTCTACAAGAGCAGAACAAGCAGCCCAAGGCCACCATCTGAAGAAGCCTGCACATTTTTTAGCGAGCTGGACCTTCCGACTATGCCACCGCTCGCGCCCCTCATCGACGCGTACATCGCCTTCGACAGCGGCACCGCGATGAACACCATCGAGCAAGTGTCCTGCTTCTCCGGCCTGCCGGCACTACCCCTCAGGGGATCGATGAGCTTCGGGGACCTGCTGGGCTGGGACAACCCTGAGAAGAAGGCCATCAGGACATCTCTGAGCAACATGTCAAGTAACAGCAATTCCAAGTTGGAGTTGACCCCAAACTGGAACCAGGAGAACGGCTTGTCACAGATGTGGACACCCCTCTGA
- the LOC125522191 gene encoding F-box/FBD/LRR-repeat protein At5g22660-like isoform X2 — translation MLQGGAGRGSPRDGAAGGGGRDRISDLTDDLCHHVFSYMKAWEVVRTSALSRRWRRTWASAPCLDIRRLCACSRRVDQDWYAEFVKHLLLRRDRKSLNTLRLHWNHDDANTWIVHALRHNATAIQLSAKHHRPILKLDCTVFLSGNLNILQLANVSLDSRSLSGLCSRCTSLEELELRKALIYATEIRSTSLKRLTMVNCKIFNDLTVDASNLAALRCIRPCSFVPQIKNSGSLVAATIMLDDACLQHARPWSVQDDEDDGDTYTDAEDSDVSESQTQSDDDSCAVADEHARDCEHPGSGDIVVYGGKRIFHSLSNVRTMNLSAHRGEVLLTTELENCPVFENLRTLSLGEWCIDSEFNALSTMLEKSPNLENIFIHLDKKACNSRDNTDPSETSCTYNNLKVKISYSGDDKIARQVKDFFLTNNGSWEKRKAQGEAAESSAKQRRVRSPEGGQGGGN, via the exons ATGCTTCAGGGGGGCGCAGGGCGGGGGTCGCCGCGCGACGGGGCAGCGGGAGGCGGTGGCCGCGACCGCATCAGCGACCTCACGGACGACCTGTGCCACCACGTCTTCTCCTACATGAAGGCGTGGGAGGTGGTCCGCACGAGCGCGCTCTCCAGGCGGTGGCGCCGCACCTGGGCCTCCGCGCCGTGCCTCGACATCCGCCGGCTGTGCGCCTGCTCCCGCCGCGTTGACCAGGATTGGTACGCCGAGTTCGTCAAGCACCTGCTTCTCCGGCGGGACCGCAAGTCGTTGAACACGCTCCGGCTGCACTGGAACCACGACGACGCCAACACGTGGATCGTTCATGCTCTCAGGCACAATGCCACAGCTATCCAGCTATCCGCGAAGCATCACCGCCCAATCCTCAAGCTGGATTGCACGGTCTTCCTTTCTGGCAACCTCAACATCTTGCAGCTCGCCAACGTGTCCTTGGACAGCCGCTCCCTCTCGGGGCTCTGTTCTAGGTGTACTTCTTTGGAAGAACTAGAGCTCAGGAAAGCTCTCATATATGCCACGGAGATTCGATCAACCTCACTCAAGCGTTTGACCATGGTCAACTGCAAAATCTTTAACGACCTCACGGTTGATGCTTCGAATCTTGCAGCCCTGCGCTGCATCAGACCTTGCAGTTTTGTTCCTCAGATCAAGAACTCGGGGTCACTAGTGGCAGCCACTATCATGCTTGATGACGCTTGCTTGCAACATGCTCGCCCATGGTCAGTACAGGATGATGAGGACGATGGCGACACATATACTGATGCTGAGGACTCTGACGTCAGTGAATCTCAAACTCAATCTGATGATGATAGCTGTGCAGTTGCTGATGAGCATGCAAGGGATTGTGAGCATCCTGGAAGCGGTGATATTGTAGTTTATGGTGGCAAACGTATTTTTCACAGCCTCTCGAATGTGAGAACAATGAACTTGTCAGCTCATCGAGGAGAG GTTCTGCTGACGACGGAACTGGAGAACTGCCCTGTGTTCGAAAACCTGAGGACTCTATCCCTCGGTGAATGGTGTATAGATAGCGAGTTTAATGCATTATCAACCATGCTTGAGAAATCTCCCAACTTAGAGAACATTTTCATTCATCTCGACAAG AAGGCCTGCAACAGCAGAGATAACACCGATCCAAGTGAAACATCATGTACTTACAACAACCTGAAGGTGAAGATCTCATATTCAGGGGATGACAAGATTGCCCGTCAGGTCAAAGACTTCTTCCTCACCAATAATGGCTCATGGGAGAAGCGCAAGGCGCAGGGCGAAGCTGCCGAGAGTTCAGCAAAGCAGAGGAGGGTAAGGAGCCCAGAGGGAGGGCAAGGTGGTGGGAACTAG
- the LOC125522191 gene encoding F-box/FBD/LRR-repeat protein At5g22660-like isoform X1, producing the protein MRGTIILTSSCSDLESVRRNAASLALLGFLLRVCQDFLSPCGLMKLIVVVRAGNLFEKMLQGGAGRGSPRDGAAGGGGRDRISDLTDDLCHHVFSYMKAWEVVRTSALSRRWRRTWASAPCLDIRRLCACSRRVDQDWYAEFVKHLLLRRDRKSLNTLRLHWNHDDANTWIVHALRHNATAIQLSAKHHRPILKLDCTVFLSGNLNILQLANVSLDSRSLSGLCSRCTSLEELELRKALIYATEIRSTSLKRLTMVNCKIFNDLTVDASNLAALRCIRPCSFVPQIKNSGSLVAATIMLDDACLQHARPWSVQDDEDDGDTYTDAEDSDVSESQTQSDDDSCAVADEHARDCEHPGSGDIVVYGGKRIFHSLSNVRTMNLSAHRGEVLLTTELENCPVFENLRTLSLGEWCIDSEFNALSTMLEKSPNLENIFIHLDKKACNSRDNTDPSETSCTYNNLKVKISYSGDDKIARQVKDFFLTNNGSWEKRKAQGEAAESSAKQRRVRSPEGGQGGGN; encoded by the exons ATGCGAGGGACCATAATCCTAACGAGTTCTTGTTCCGATCTCGAGTCCGTTCGTCGCAATGCAGCATCGCTAGCTCTTCTTGGTTTCTTGCTGCGCGTTTGCCAAGATTTTCTTTCCCCGTGCGGGTTGATGAAGCTGATCGTCGTTGTCCGTGCAGGCAACCTGTTCGAGAAAATGCTTCAGGGGGGCGCAGGGCGGGGGTCGCCGCGCGACGGGGCAGCGGGAGGCGGTGGCCGCGACCGCATCAGCGACCTCACGGACGACCTGTGCCACCACGTCTTCTCCTACATGAAGGCGTGGGAGGTGGTCCGCACGAGCGCGCTCTCCAGGCGGTGGCGCCGCACCTGGGCCTCCGCGCCGTGCCTCGACATCCGCCGGCTGTGCGCCTGCTCCCGCCGCGTTGACCAGGATTGGTACGCCGAGTTCGTCAAGCACCTGCTTCTCCGGCGGGACCGCAAGTCGTTGAACACGCTCCGGCTGCACTGGAACCACGACGACGCCAACACGTGGATCGTTCATGCTCTCAGGCACAATGCCACAGCTATCCAGCTATCCGCGAAGCATCACCGCCCAATCCTCAAGCTGGATTGCACGGTCTTCCTTTCTGGCAACCTCAACATCTTGCAGCTCGCCAACGTGTCCTTGGACAGCCGCTCCCTCTCGGGGCTCTGTTCTAGGTGTACTTCTTTGGAAGAACTAGAGCTCAGGAAAGCTCTCATATATGCCACGGAGATTCGATCAACCTCACTCAAGCGTTTGACCATGGTCAACTGCAAAATCTTTAACGACCTCACGGTTGATGCTTCGAATCTTGCAGCCCTGCGCTGCATCAGACCTTGCAGTTTTGTTCCTCAGATCAAGAACTCGGGGTCACTAGTGGCAGCCACTATCATGCTTGATGACGCTTGCTTGCAACATGCTCGCCCATGGTCAGTACAGGATGATGAGGACGATGGCGACACATATACTGATGCTGAGGACTCTGACGTCAGTGAATCTCAAACTCAATCTGATGATGATAGCTGTGCAGTTGCTGATGAGCATGCAAGGGATTGTGAGCATCCTGGAAGCGGTGATATTGTAGTTTATGGTGGCAAACGTATTTTTCACAGCCTCTCGAATGTGAGAACAATGAACTTGTCAGCTCATCGAGGAGAG GTTCTGCTGACGACGGAACTGGAGAACTGCCCTGTGTTCGAAAACCTGAGGACTCTATCCCTCGGTGAATGGTGTATAGATAGCGAGTTTAATGCATTATCAACCATGCTTGAGAAATCTCCCAACTTAGAGAACATTTTCATTCATCTCGACAAG AAGGCCTGCAACAGCAGAGATAACACCGATCCAAGTGAAACATCATGTACTTACAACAACCTGAAGGTGAAGATCTCATATTCAGGGGATGACAAGATTGCCCGTCAGGTCAAAGACTTCTTCCTCACCAATAATGGCTCATGGGAGAAGCGCAAGGCGCAGGGCGAAGCTGCCGAGAGTTCAGCAAAGCAGAGGAGGGTAAGGAGCCCAGAGGGAGGGCAAGGTGGTGGGAACTAG